One window from the genome of Osmerus eperlanus chromosome 1, fOsmEpe2.1, whole genome shotgun sequence encodes:
- the LOC134017148 gene encoding zinc finger protein 32-like: MTKLQFLNVFLTERLMLAAQEIYKAVEDTILEYQEEIIREKRENDQLRRKLIEAGTETWPEGPSYECEEQERGFSEEKVEPEPTETTGKEACTTKGGKPLRVQSHTSIASTRNANYDPNSPQSTSHHLQSLSQEGSRDLVANSAYKHVKTETEGLSSATPTDSPGGDTSLNLDCSSAQSDTCVSMIGLEGDIGLLSGFEALQIPHSEHFLQTHDSSLRCTVCGKSCRHLGHLNAHARVHTKEKPFLCGLCGKAFSSSGRLKGHQRIHTGEKPYQCHFCRKRFNQTAHLKVHLRVHTGEKPFSCPVCGKSFSQSNKVKRHLVTHSRDRT; this comes from the exons ATGACAAAATTACAATTTCTAAATGTCTTTTTGACTGAGCGTTTGATGTTGGCTGCACAAGAGATATATAAAGCGGTGGAAGACACAATATTAGAGTACCAGGAAGAAATAATCCGAGAAAAAAGGGAGAACGATCAACTGAGACGCAAGCTTATCGAGGCAGGGACTGAGACATGGCCGG AAGGGCCATCCTATGAGTGTGAGGAGCAAGAAAGGGGATTCAGTGAGGAGAAAGTGGAACCAGAACCTACAGAGACAACAGGAAAAGAAGCCTGCACAACTAAGGGGGGGAAGCCACTCCGTGTCCAGTCTCACACGTCAATTGCTTCTACCAGAAATGCTAACTATGATCCAAACTCTCCTCAGTCTACCTCACACCATCTGCAAAGCCTCTCTCAAGAAGGGAGCAGGGACCTAGTGGCAAACTCGGCATATAAACATGTCAAAACAGAGACTGAAGGACTGTCCTCAGCAACTCCCACTGACAGCCCAGGTGGCGATACGAGTCTGAATCTGGATTGTTCTTCGGCTCAGAGTGACACCTGTGTAAGTATGATAGGTTTAGAAGGTGACATTGGACTACTGTCTGGGTTTGAGGCCCTTCAGATTCCTCACTCTGAGCATTTTCTGCAAACACATGACTCGTCGTTGCGATGCACGGTGTGTGGGAAGTCCTGTAGACATCTCGGCCACTTGAACGCCCATGCACGTGTCCACACCAAAGAGAAGCCCTTTCTCTGCGGCCTGTGTGGTAAAGCATTCAGCTCCTCTGGGAGACTGAAAGGCCATCAGCGCATTCACACGGGGGAGAAACCATACCAGTGCCACTTCTGCCGGAAGCGGTTTAACCAAACAGCCCATCTCAAAGTACACCTCAGGGttcacactggagagaaacccTTCAGCTGCCCCgtgtgtgggaagagcttcagcCAGTCCAACAAAGTGAAACGTCACCTCGTAACTCACTCCAGGGACAGGACGTAG